From a single Nicotiana tomentosiformis chromosome 2, ASM39032v3, whole genome shotgun sequence genomic region:
- the LOC104096819 gene encoding small ribosomal subunit protein uS11y, giving the protein MSKRRTREPKEETVTLGPATREGELVFGVAHIFASFNDTFIHVTDLSGRETMVRITGGMKVKADRDESSPYAAMLAAQDVSQRCKELGINALHIKLRATGGNKTKTPGPGAQSALRALARSGMKIGRIEDVTPIPTDSTRRKGGRRGRRL; this is encoded by the exons ATG TCGAAGAGGAGGACTAGGGAGCCAAAGGAAGAGACTGTCACTCTTGGACCTGCTACAAGAGAGGGAGAGCTTGTTTTTGGTGTTGCCCATATTTTTGCGTCATTCAATGACACTTTCATT CATGTGACTGATTTGTCTGGGAGGGAAACAATGGTTCGTATTACTG GTGGTATGAAGGTCAAAGCCGATAGGGATGAATCTTCCCCATATGCAGCTATGCTTGCCGCACAGGATGTTTCTCAGAGATGCAAG GAGCTTGGCATTAATGCACTTCACATTAAGCTTCGAGCCACAGGGGGAAACAAGACTAAAACACCTGGGCCTGGTGCTCAATCTGCTCTCAGGGCCCTTGCTCGCTCAGGAATGAAAATTGGGCGTATAG AGGATGTGACTCCAATTCCTACTGATAGCACTCGTAGAAAGGGTGGTAGGAGAGGAAGAAGGCTGTAA
- the LOC104096813 gene encoding cytochrome P450 710A11, giving the protein MASIWVILSPWTPYFFSFIAFLLLLEQISYLKKKRSIPGPTLVFPFLGNVISLITNPTKFWEDQTSFAKSTRHGFCANYIIGKFILFIHSTDLSHKVFTNVRPDAFHLIGHPFGKRLFGEHNLIYMFGQEHKDHRRRMAPNFTPKALATYTVIQQKIIIKHFQSWLDEASQSPNKPITLRLLCRDMNLDTSQTVFVGPYLNEDSRKQFNVDYNYFNVGLMKLPVDLPGFAFRDARLAVGRLVDTLSVCAAQSQIKMRGDEEPTCLIDFWMQENFREIQEAKINGSQKPFEYTSKQLGGFLFDFLFAAQDASTSSLLWAMVLLESHPQVLERVRAEVAKFWSPESEQPLTAEMLREMKYLEAVAREVVRIRTPATLVPHIAGEEFRLTDDYVIPKGTIVFPSVFDSSFQGFPEPEKFDPDRFTEERQEERVYKKNYLAFGAGPHGCVGQRYAINHLMLFIALFTALIDFKRHKTDGCDDIAYIPTIAPKDDCKVFLSQRCTRFPSFS; this is encoded by the coding sequence ATGGCATCCATTTGGGTCATTCTATCCCCATGGACACCTTATTTCTTCTCCTTCATAGCTTTCCTACTTCTTCTTGAACAGATCTCTTACCTGAAGAAGAAGCGCTCTATTCCTGGTCCAACTCTAGTCTTCCCTTTCCTCGGCAACGTGATTTCTTTAATCACCAATCCCACCAAATTCTGGGAAGACCAAACCTCTTTCGCCAAGTCTACACGCCATGGCTTCTGTGCTAACTATATCATCGGTAAGTTCATTCTCTTTATCCACTCCACTGACCTTTCCCACAAAGTCTTTACCAATGTCCGTCCTGACGCTTTCCACCTCATCGGTCACCCTTTTGGGAAAAGGCTATTTGGCGAGCATAACTTGATTTACATGTTTGGTCAAGAACATAAAGACCATCGCCGTCGAATGGCCCCTAATTTTACCCCTAAAGCTCTTGCTACTTACACTGTTATCCAACAAAAGATTATTATCAAACACTTTCAGTCCTGGTTGGACGAAGCATCCCAATCCCCTAACAAACCAATCACACTTCGCCTCCTTTGCCGCGATATGAACTTGGATACTTCCCAGACTGTCTTCGTTGGTCCATACTTAAACGAAGATTCCAGAAAGCAGTTCAATGTTGACTACAATTACTTCAATGTTGGGTTAATGAAACTCCCTGTTGATTTACCTGGTTTCGCCTTCAGAGATGCTAGGTTAGCTGTTGGGAGACTAGTCGACACGCTTTCCGTTTGTGCAGCACAGAGCCAAATTAAGATGCGAGGTGACGAAGAACCCACTTGCTTGATTGATTTTTGGATGCAGGAGAATTTCAGAGAGATTCAGGAAGCTAAGATTAATGGTTCACAAAAGCCGTTTGAGTATACCAGCAAGCAACTTGGTGGCTTCTTATTTGACTTCCTCTTTGCGGCTCAAGATGCTTCTACTTCATCTCTGTTATGGGCAATGGTGCTTTTGGAATCTCACCCGCAAGTTCTGGAGAGAGTCCGAGCCGAAGTGGCGAAATTCTGGTCGCCAGAATCTGAGCAGCCGTTGACGGCGGAGATGCTTAGGGAAATGAAGTACCTGGAGGCGGTGGCGCGTGAGGTTGTTAGGATCAGAACTCCGGCGACTTTGGTGCCGCACATTGCCGGCGAAGAATTCCGGTTAACTGATGATTATGTTATTCCAAAGGGGACTATTGTTTTCCCTTCGGTTTTTGACTCGTCTTTCCAGGGGTTTCCTGAACCGGAGAAGTTTGACCCGGACCGGTTCACAGAGGAGAGGCAAGAGGAACGGGTTTACAAGAAGAATTATCTAGCATTTGGAGCTGGGCCCCATGGATGTGTGGGACAGAGGTATGCTATAAACCATTTGATGCTCTTTATTGCGTTGTTCACGGCTCTGATTGATTTCAAGAGGCACAAAACGGACGGCTGTGATGATATCGCGTATATTCCAACCATTGCTCCAAAGGATGATTGTAAAGTGTTCCTTTCACAGAGGTGCACTCGATTCCCATCTTTTTCATGA